A genomic region of Oncorhynchus mykiss isolate Arlee chromosome 2, USDA_OmykA_1.1, whole genome shotgun sequence contains the following coding sequences:
- the LOC110498693 gene encoding aryl hydrocarbon receptor nuclear translocator-like protein 1 isoform X2, translating to MNICDYLMADQRMDITSTMNEFMSPSSTELISSSINTQGMDYTRKRKGSTSDYQIDGFSFDESSMDTDKDKLRDCGDHQGRIKNAREAHSQIEKRRRDKMNSFIDELAALVPTCNAMSRKLDKLTVLRMAVQHMKTLRGAANPYTEANYKPSFLSDDELKHLILRAADGFLFVVGCDRGKILFVSESVYKILNYSQNDLIGQSLFDYLHPKDIAKVKEQLSSSDTAPRERLIDAKTGLPVKTDITPGPSRLCSGARRSFFCRMKCNRPYVKTEDKDFPSTCSKKKADRKSFCTIHSTGYLKSWPPSKMGLDDDNEPDNEPDNEGCNLSCLVAIGRLHPHIIPQPSHEDIRVKPTEYVSRHAIDGKFVFVDQRATAILAYLPQELLGTSFYEYFHQDDIGHLAECHRQVLQMREKINTNCYKFKIKDGSFITLRSCWFSFMNPWTKEVEYIVSTNTVVSCSMLDGADPYPQSAASPTASMDSVLTSEGGGRRAIQTVPGIPGGTRAGAGKIGRMIAEEVMEIQRTRGSTPSSCGSSPLNISTPPPDCSPGSKRIQNGGTPDLPSAGTLPGGPDSIGYPYSNQSIMSDNSHLSIDIMDEPGSSSPSNDEAAMAVIMSLLEADAGLGGPVDFSDLPWPL from the exons ATGAACATTTGTG ATTATCTAATGGCAGACCAAAGAATGGACATTACCTCTACGATGAATGAGTTCATGTCCCCCAGCTCCACCGAGCTGATCAGCAGCTCCATCAACACCCAAGGCATGGACTACACCCGCAAGAGGAAGGGCAGCACCTCCGACTACCA AATTGATGGATTTTCTTTTGA CGAGAGCAGTATGGATACAGACAAGGATAAGCTTAG GGATTGTGGTGATCATCAGGGGCGGATCAAAAATGCCAG GGAGGCACACAGTCAGATTGAGAAGAGGCGCAGAGACAAGATGAACAGCTTTATAGACGAGCTGGCAGCGCTAGTGCCTACTTGCAACGCTATGTCCCGCAAGCTGGACAAACTCACAGTTCTACGCATGGCTGTTCAGCATATGAAGACATTACGAG GCGCAGCGAACCCATACACAGAGGCGAACTACAAGCCGTCTTTCCTGTCCGATGATGAATTGAAGCACTTAATATTGAGG GCTGCTGATGGCTTTCTGTTCGTCGTCGGATGCGATCGTGGGAAGATCCTCTTCGTCTCTGAGTCTGTTTACAAGATCCTCAACTATAGCCAG aATGACCTAATTGGCCAGAGTCTGTTTGATTACCTGCATCCTAaagacatcgccaaagtcaaggagcAACTGTCGTCATCGGATACAGCACCCCGGGAGCGACTCATCGACGCCAAAA CTGGCCTGCCAGTGAAGACTGACATTACCCCTGGGCCGTCTAGACTGTGCTCCGGAGCCAGACGTTCTTTCTTCTGCCGTATGAAATGTAACCGGCCCTACGTCAAAACGGAGGACAAGGACTTCCCCTCCACCTGCTCAAAAAAGAAAG CTGACCGCAAGAGCTTCTGCACGATCCACAGTACTGGCTACCtgaagagctggccgcccagcaaGATGGGTTTGGACGATGACAACGAGCCCGACAACGAGCCCGACAACGAGGGCTGTAACCTCAGCTGCCTGGTGGCCATCGGCCGGCTGCACCCCCACATCATACCCCAGCCCTCCCATGAGGACATCCGCGTCAAACCCACCGAATACGTCTCCCGCCACGCCATCGACGGGAAGTTCGTCTTTGTTGACCAGAG GGCCACAGCCATTCTTGCGTACTTACCCCAGGAGCTTCTAGGCACCTCCTTCTACGAGTATTTTCATCAGGATGATATTGGCCACCTGGCAGAATGTCACAGACAAG TGCTGCAAATGAGAGAAAAGATCAACACAAACTGTTACAAGTTCAAGATTAAAGATGGCTCCTTCATCACGCTGAGAAGCTGCTGGTTTAGTTTCATGAATCCCTGGACAAAAGAGGTGGAGTACATTGTCTCCACAAACACAGTGGTCTC ATGCAGTATGCTAGACGGTGCAGACCCCTATCCTCAGTCTGCTGCTTCCCCCACAGCCTCTATGGACAGTGTGCTGACGTCAGAAG GTGGAGGGAGACGGGCTATTCAGACGGTGCCAGGCATCCCTGGCGGAACACGGGCAGGTGCCGGCAAGATCGGCCGTATGATCGCAGAGGAGGTGATGGAGATTCAGAG GACCAGAGGCTCAACACCCTCTAGCTGTGGCTCCAGCCCCCTGAACATCAGCACCCCCCCTCCAGACTGCTCTCCAGGGAGCAAGAGG ATTCAAAATGGTGGGACACCAGACCTTCCGTCGGCAGGAACACTACCAGGAGGACCTGACTCCATTGGATACCCATACTCCAACCAGTCCATTATGA GTGACAACTCTCATCTCAGCATTGACATCATGGACGAGCCAGGCTCCAGCAGCCCCAGTAACGATGAGGCAGCCATGGCTGTGATCATGAGTCTCCTGGAGGCTGACGCAGGCCTTGGGGGCCCCGTGGACTTTAGTGACTTACCCTGGCCCTTGTGA
- the LOC110498693 gene encoding aryl hydrocarbon receptor nuclear translocator-like protein 1 isoform X1, protein MWALEATIAVWICAKLQQKQQLTTPLYLKIPCSAPIPVSQRRNRSQANQPGGVSLSSSQTTSRAIANGWKKIPEAVMNICDYLMADQRMDITSTMNEFMSPSSTELISSSINTQGMDYTRKRKGSTSDYQIDGFSFDESSMDTDKDKLRDCGDHQGRIKNAREAHSQIEKRRRDKMNSFIDELAALVPTCNAMSRKLDKLTVLRMAVQHMKTLRGAANPYTEANYKPSFLSDDELKHLILRAADGFLFVVGCDRGKILFVSESVYKILNYSQNDLIGQSLFDYLHPKDIAKVKEQLSSSDTAPRERLIDAKTGLPVKTDITPGPSRLCSGARRSFFCRMKCNRPYVKTEDKDFPSTCSKKKADRKSFCTIHSTGYLKSWPPSKMGLDDDNEPDNEPDNEGCNLSCLVAIGRLHPHIIPQPSHEDIRVKPTEYVSRHAIDGKFVFVDQRATAILAYLPQELLGTSFYEYFHQDDIGHLAECHRQVLQMREKINTNCYKFKIKDGSFITLRSCWFSFMNPWTKEVEYIVSTNTVVSCSMLDGADPYPQSAASPTASMDSVLTSEGGGRRAIQTVPGIPGGTRAGAGKIGRMIAEEVMEIQRTRGSTPSSCGSSPLNISTPPPDCSPGSKRIQNGGTPDLPSAGTLPGGPDSIGYPYSNQSIMSDNSHLSIDIMDEPGSSSPSNDEAAMAVIMSLLEADAGLGGPVDFSDLPWPL, encoded by the exons ATGTGGGCATTGGAGGCaaccatagctgtatggatctgtgcaaAACTGCAACA AAAGCAGCAGTTGACTACTccattgtatttgaaaataccgT GTAGCGCACCTATCCCAGTGTCCCAGAGGAGGAATAGAAGCCAGGCCAACCAACCAGgaggtgtttctctctcttcatctcaaaCCACG AGCAGAGCAATTGCAAATGGATGGAAGAAAATTCCAGAAGCTGTAATGAACATTTGTG ATTATCTAATGGCAGACCAAAGAATGGACATTACCTCTACGATGAATGAGTTCATGTCCCCCAGCTCCACCGAGCTGATCAGCAGCTCCATCAACACCCAAGGCATGGACTACACCCGCAAGAGGAAGGGCAGCACCTCCGACTACCA AATTGATGGATTTTCTTTTGA CGAGAGCAGTATGGATACAGACAAGGATAAGCTTAG GGATTGTGGTGATCATCAGGGGCGGATCAAAAATGCCAG GGAGGCACACAGTCAGATTGAGAAGAGGCGCAGAGACAAGATGAACAGCTTTATAGACGAGCTGGCAGCGCTAGTGCCTACTTGCAACGCTATGTCCCGCAAGCTGGACAAACTCACAGTTCTACGCATGGCTGTTCAGCATATGAAGACATTACGAG GCGCAGCGAACCCATACACAGAGGCGAACTACAAGCCGTCTTTCCTGTCCGATGATGAATTGAAGCACTTAATATTGAGG GCTGCTGATGGCTTTCTGTTCGTCGTCGGATGCGATCGTGGGAAGATCCTCTTCGTCTCTGAGTCTGTTTACAAGATCCTCAACTATAGCCAG aATGACCTAATTGGCCAGAGTCTGTTTGATTACCTGCATCCTAaagacatcgccaaagtcaaggagcAACTGTCGTCATCGGATACAGCACCCCGGGAGCGACTCATCGACGCCAAAA CTGGCCTGCCAGTGAAGACTGACATTACCCCTGGGCCGTCTAGACTGTGCTCCGGAGCCAGACGTTCTTTCTTCTGCCGTATGAAATGTAACCGGCCCTACGTCAAAACGGAGGACAAGGACTTCCCCTCCACCTGCTCAAAAAAGAAAG CTGACCGCAAGAGCTTCTGCACGATCCACAGTACTGGCTACCtgaagagctggccgcccagcaaGATGGGTTTGGACGATGACAACGAGCCCGACAACGAGCCCGACAACGAGGGCTGTAACCTCAGCTGCCTGGTGGCCATCGGCCGGCTGCACCCCCACATCATACCCCAGCCCTCCCATGAGGACATCCGCGTCAAACCCACCGAATACGTCTCCCGCCACGCCATCGACGGGAAGTTCGTCTTTGTTGACCAGAG GGCCACAGCCATTCTTGCGTACTTACCCCAGGAGCTTCTAGGCACCTCCTTCTACGAGTATTTTCATCAGGATGATATTGGCCACCTGGCAGAATGTCACAGACAAG TGCTGCAAATGAGAGAAAAGATCAACACAAACTGTTACAAGTTCAAGATTAAAGATGGCTCCTTCATCACGCTGAGAAGCTGCTGGTTTAGTTTCATGAATCCCTGGACAAAAGAGGTGGAGTACATTGTCTCCACAAACACAGTGGTCTC ATGCAGTATGCTAGACGGTGCAGACCCCTATCCTCAGTCTGCTGCTTCCCCCACAGCCTCTATGGACAGTGTGCTGACGTCAGAAG GTGGAGGGAGACGGGCTATTCAGACGGTGCCAGGCATCCCTGGCGGAACACGGGCAGGTGCCGGCAAGATCGGCCGTATGATCGCAGAGGAGGTGATGGAGATTCAGAG GACCAGAGGCTCAACACCCTCTAGCTGTGGCTCCAGCCCCCTGAACATCAGCACCCCCCCTCCAGACTGCTCTCCAGGGAGCAAGAGG ATTCAAAATGGTGGGACACCAGACCTTCCGTCGGCAGGAACACTACCAGGAGGACCTGACTCCATTGGATACCCATACTCCAACCAGTCCATTATGA GTGACAACTCTCATCTCAGCATTGACATCATGGACGAGCCAGGCTCCAGCAGCCCCAGTAACGATGAGGCAGCCATGGCTGTGATCATGAGTCTCCTGGAGGCTGACGCAGGCCTTGGGGGCCCCGTGGACTTTAGTGACTTACCCTGGCCCTTGTGA